One region of Fragaria vesca subsp. vesca linkage group LG4, FraVesHawaii_1.0, whole genome shotgun sequence genomic DNA includes:
- the LOC101305260 gene encoding F-box/FBD/LRR-repeat protein At1g13570-like: protein MAIMETDTPFASWKHPFVRELRGCVKHSRTSILSTEWRHIARGFSQLVFEDQPTWSEARFIDVVDHVLSNHGVAIIKFKVSGVGRVDIGAVDRWISRVFDLSVQELTLRMSHGSEDLFHRISDRLYTNHQLTYLHLTSCSLVRPPQAFTGFRNLKKIVFYRVFMPQGAANMFFDHCQSLEELILARIISCAVLYISAPRLMFLVVSNSFNEITFVNTKRLSHVIIHKLDSPPEATVNGLGNLVKFFSVLPSVQVLTISGHFMKVYELSLRLV, encoded by the exons ATGGCAATCATGGAAACGGATACCCCCTTTGCCTCGTGGAAGCACCCTTTCGTCAGAGAACTGAGGGGTTGCGT GAAGCATTCAAGGACATCCATTTTATCCACCGAGTGGCGGCATATAGCTCGAGGTTTTTCGCAACTGGTGTTTGAGGATCAACCCACATGGAGCGAGGCGAGGTTCATCGACGTGGTTGATCACGTCCTCTCAAATCATGGTGTAGCCATAATCAAGTTCAAAGTTTCTGGGGTCGGTAGAGTGGACATCGGAGCGGTTGATCGTTGGATTAGTCGCGTTTTTGATCTATCTGTCCAAGAGTTGACTCTCCGGATGAGTCATGGTTCGGAGGACCTCTTCCATCGAATTTCTGACCGACTGTACACTAACCACCAACTTACTTATCTTCATTTGACGTCATGTTCGCTGGTTCGGCCACCACAAGCGTTTACTGGGTTCAGAAACTTGAAGAAGATAGTTTTTTACAGAGTTTTCATGCCTCAAGGTGCGGCCAACATGTTCTTCGATCATTGCCAATCACTTGAAGAGCTGATCCTCGCTCGCATTATCAGTTGTGCAGTCTTGTACATCAGTGCTCCAAGACTAATGTTTCTGGTGGTTTCTAATTCGTTTAATGAGATTACGTTTGTAAACACAAAAAGGCTTTCTCATGTTATCATCCATAAATTAGATAGTCCACCCGAAGCCACGGTTAACGGTCTGGGAAATCTGGTCAAGTTTTTCAGTGTCTTGCCGAGTGTTCAAGTCCTAACAATTAGTGGCCACTTCATGAAGGTATATGAGCTTTCTCTTCGTTTGGTGTAG
- the LOC101304669 gene encoding aluminum-activated malate transporter 10-like, with amino-acid sequence MAQQKELSSVTEWRIKMADGSSEALAQQTGLACRAWLALKGLIMGLILKVCDFFKNAWDLGQNDPRKVIHCLKVGMALTVVSLFYYMRPLYEGMGGNAMWAVMTVVVVFENTVGATICKCLNRICGTFIAGSLAIGIHWIVSQSGKEFEPFINGISVFLLASAVSFSRFIPSVKKRFDYGAMIFILTFSLVTVSGYRVDKLLEMANNRVYTIIIGTALCIMITMIICPIWAGEELYMLITRNMDKLAYSLDGCVGEYFNDSGSSSDDDKESDKKLLGYKCVLTSKATEEAMANFARWEPAHGRFNFRHPWKQYLKVGASMRACAYCIDALDGCVNSENEVPELIKKHMSSIALKVSSESSRVIKDLARSMKTMKKSSNIDYLVGEMNNAVLELQEDLKSLPTLFINPQPLQGADCPEKKNTGAVALMDIMPLVTLASLLIEITTRIEGMVNAVEKLAEMGVYKSVADEKNQNQPVSKSNVPDEHKQEV; translated from the exons ATGGCTCAACAGAAGGAACTGAGCAGTGTGACTGAGTGGAGAATAAAAATGGCAGATGGTTCATCTGAAGCTTTGGCTCAACAAACCGGGCTTGCCTGCCGAGCTTGGCTTGCTCTGAAGGGTCTGATTATGGGGTTGATCTTGAAAGTATGCGATTTCTTCAAGAACGCTTGGGATTTGGGACAAAATGACCCTAGGAAAGTGATTCATTGTTTGAAAGTAGGGATGGCACTCACTGTTGTTTCACTGTTTTATTATATGAGACCTTTGTATGAAGGTATGGGAGGAAATGCTATGTGGGCAGTCATGACTGTTGTGGTTGTCTTTGAAAACACAGTTG GGGCAACAATATGCAAATGTTTAAACAGAATTTGTGGAACCTTTATTGCTGGTTCCCTTGCCATTGGCATCCATTGGATAGTGAGTCAATCAGGAAAAGAATTTGAGCCTTTCATCAATGGGATTTCTGTATTTTTGTTAG CTTCTGCAGTTTCCTTCTCAAGATTTATACCATCAGTCAAAAAGCGATTTGATTATGGTGCGATGATCTTCATCCTCACATTCAGCTTAGTTACAGTGTCAGGTTACCGGGTGGATAAATTATTGGAGATGGCCAACAATAGAGTCTACACCATTATCATTGGAACTGCATTGTGCATTATGATAACCATGATTATTTGCCCCATTTGGGCTGGGGAGGAACTATATATGCTCATTACTCGAAACATGGACAAACTTGCCTATTCCTTAGATG GTTGTGTTGGAGAGTATTTCAATGACAGCGGAAGCTCTTCTGATGATGACAAGGAATCTGATAAGAAATTGCTTGGCTACAAATGTGTTTTAACCTCAAAAGCAACAGAAGAAGCCATG GCTAATTTTGCAAGGTGGGAGCCTGCACATGGCCGCTTCAACTTCAGACATCCATGGAAACAATACCTCAAAGTCGGAGCATCAATGCGTGCTTGTGCCTATTGCATCGATGCCCTTGATGGTTGTGTGAATTCCGAAAATGAG GTTCCTGAGTTGATAAAGAAGCATATGAGCAGCATTGCTTTGAAAGTGAGCTCTGAGTCTTCAAGAGTCATAAAAGATCTTGCAAGGAGTATGAAGACAATGAAGAAATCATCTAATATAGATTATTTGGTTGGAGAAATGAACAATGCAGTCTTGGAGCTCCAGGAGGACTTAAAATCTCTTCCTACTTTATTTATTAATCCGCAGCCACTACAAGGAGCCGACTGTCCTGAAAAAAAGAACACAGGAGCAGTTGCTCTCATGGATATCATGCCACTTGTGACTTTAGCTTCTTTACTCATTGAGATTACTACAAGGATTGAAGGCATGGTTAATGCAGTTGAAAAACTAGCTGAGATGGGTGTGTACAAGTCTGTTGCAGATGAGAAGAATCAAAACCAGCCAGTTAGTAAATCTAATGTACCAGATGAACATAAGCAAGAGGTGTGA
- the LOC101296368 gene encoding zinc finger HIT domain-containing protein 2-like, with amino-acid sequence MADSIITSEKPSTSSPLDPPSRIVCHVCQKQFSQYTCPRCNSRYCSLHCYKSHNIRCTESFMRDNVVGELGQLRSNDETKQKMLDILKRFHSEEQVADCMDEDVDADSALSEETIQKVLAGGEVSLDDLPAEEKKLFQRAVASGELSKMIKPWDPWWLKPSARTISFSKEGTQLIQPLAREDEPMSSEDDLESSLASEIPPGPETPLPPLSKLSSAKPSPFLAVHLVDIIYSYCFALRLYNGDWQSDATGSAMVVLSVSSVLGQGGQPETVLEALSYCLEQTCSSAFRQMGGLQFGLGLVDDVISLLTLGTPALLCLLCDLQRMVQAGETELKSEKPRKSRRVEIRSKLKQAERKIYFLMCWVHEQPGEAWSSLGAIVRAEKSSAMNYEAVSLSHKPDNKPEPRSKALIEEIKDI; translated from the exons ATGGCGGACTCGATTATCACCTCCGAGAAACCCTCCACCTCGTCGCCTCTGGACCCTCCTTCCCGCATCGTCTGCCACGT TTGCCAGAAGCAGTTTTCGCAGTACACGTGTCCTCGGTGCAACTCGCGCTACTGTTCTCTCCACTGCTACAAG TCTCATAATATTCGGTGTACGGAGTCGTTTATGAGAGATAATGTGGTTGGGGAGCTAGGGCAATTGCGGTCGAATGACGAAACGAAGCAGAAGATGCTGGACATACTGAAACGATTTCATTCTGAGGAACAAGTAGCTGATTGCATGGATGAGGATGTGGATG CTGATTCTGCACTGTCTGAAGAGACTATTCAAAAGGTGCTGGCTG GAGGTGAAGTTAGTTTAGATGATCTTCCTGCAGAAGAGAAAAAACTATTCCAAAGAGCTGTTGCATCTGGGGAACTGAGCAAGATGATCAAGCCTTGGGATCCATGGTGGTTGAAGCCTTCTGCCAGGACAATATCCTTCAGCAAAGAAGGAACTCAACTAATCCAACCACTTGCCAGAGAGGATGAACCAATGTCATCAGAAGATGATCTAGAGAGCAGCCTAGCAAGCGAAATTCCACCAGGTCCTGAGACACCACTGCCTCCCCTCAGCAAGCTTAGCTCCGCAAAGCCATCACCATTCTTAGCTGTTCATCTGGTCGACATTATATACAGCTACTGCTTTGCTCTTCGTCTCTACAATGGTGATTGGCAGTCAGATGCCACAGGCTCAGCTATGGTCGTGCTCTCTGTGTCATCTGTATTGGGTCAAGGAGGGCAACCGGAGACTGTCCTGGAAGCTCTATCTTACTGCCTGGAGCAGACCTGCTCTTCAGCTTTCAGACAGATGGGTGGCTTGCAGTTTGGACTAGGACTTGTAGACGATGTTATAAGCCTGCTAACACTAGGAACCCCTGCATTGTTGTGCTTGCTCTGTGATCTGCAGAGGATGGTCCAGGCTGGGGAGACCGAGCTGAAATCAGAGAAACCACGAAAATCAAGAAGAGTTGAAATTAGGAGCAAGCTGAAGCAAGCTGAGAGGAAAATTTACTTCCTCATGTGTTGGGTCCATGAGCAACCTGGTGAAGCTTGGTCTTCCTTAGGAGCCATCGTAAGAGCAGAGAAAAGCTCAGCTATGAACTATGAAGCGGTTTCACTGTCTCACAAACCAGACAACAAACCCGAACCCAGGAGCAAAGCTCTGATTGAAGAGATTAAAGATATCTAG
- the LOC101304963 gene encoding uncharacterized protein LOC101304963, producing MHSDSYNEQWNSFNSIESCSNLFQDDSKFRCEFSSGVKTIATVSVESGVIQFGSTEKIMERLEFLDETKRVFQEIKNLHGIIPLASEPSCLNNEANDLNELFASLISSANFHGDIANILGDKSKDLGGNCLSPMNLQSTASDDMGSADKTLWCSTWSTEHSLLASYDPHLASDIGVQDSLKTCRNTAQDSTLIQGSCGYQMDNQQHLQGYPVEFNRAGCITDVSRSLMDDLSQWFAASPEQDFNGIKTIMNGDLSPVFESTLVSPSLVKGDTFINLPIEHPATSMQSSITNAFSADAHEKSVIIQSSGNDLFNGLGTDRGCGQVREWEDSILSVVSGDCLAAGTDLTKEAEVGSAAGPRRGLFSELGLEELLNGMNTTSSSMTKCSLEDQLSTRKRKLESSSVGTNQVRLARLAGSGGSMHLTRPLYNLDKTNCLVPKKEVLPKSQVGLWIDDSYSVNARSMSQAKPQKAEDHTKTAKKRAKPGESTRPRPKDRQQIQDRIKDLRGMIPNGGKCSIDYLLDRTIKYMIFLQGLTKHADKLKQPHEPKENGVVLKDHSSRSGGNNTWALAVEGQNVVCPILVEDLSTPGQMVIEILCEERGFFLELADEIRGFGLNILKGVMESREDKIWARFIVEVKL from the exons ATGCATTCAGATTCTTACAATGAACAGTGGAATTCATTCAATTCCATTGAAAGTTGTAGTAATCTGTTTCAG GATGATTCTAAGTTCCGTTGCGAATTTTCCTCTGGTGTAAAG ACAATTGCAACAGTCTCTGTCGAATCAGGAGTAATTCAGTTTGGATCCACTGAAAAG ATTATGGAGAGGCTGGAGTTTTTAGACGAAACAAAAAGGGTGTTCCAGGAGATCAAAAATCTTCATGGGATTATTCCTCTGGCAAGTGAACCTTCATGTTTGAACAATGAAGCCAACGATCTAAATGAATTATTTGCTTCCTTAATTTCATCTGCAAACTTTCATGGAGACATTGCCAACATACTTGGTGATAAATCTAAAGATCTAGGAGGAAATTGTTTATCTCCAATGAATTTACAGTCTACAGCATCTGATGACATGGGCTCAGCTGATAAAACCCTGTGGTGTAGTACATGGAGTACTGAACATTCTTTGTTGGCTTCATATGACCCACATTTGGCATCTGATATTGGGGTACAGGATTCTCTTAAGACTTGCAGAAACACAGCTCAAGACTCAACTCTCATTCAAGGAAGCTGTGGATATCAGATGGATAATCAGCAACATCTACAGGGATACCCTGTAGAGTTTAACCGAGCTGGTTGTATTACAGATGTTTCCAGATCACTCATGGATGATCTTTCTCAGTGGTTTGCTGCTTCCCCAGAACAGGACTTCAATGGCATTAAAACCATAATGAATGGTGACCTGTCACCAGTGTTTGAAAGTACTTTGGTGTCGCCTAGTCTGGTTAAAGGTGATACCTTTATCAACCTACCAATTGAGCATCCCGCAACTTCTATGCAAAGTTCCATCACGAATGCATTCAGTGCTGATGCTCATGAGAAATCTGTGATCATTCAGAGTTCTGGAAATGATTTGTTTAATGGTTTGGGAACAGATCGCGGGTGTGGTCAAGTCCGCGAGTGGGAAGATAGTATACTGTCAGTAGTTAGTGGTGACTGCTTGGCTGCCGGAACTGATTTGACCAAAGAGGCGGAAGTTGGTTCTGCGGCTGGCCCCCGGAGGGGGTTATTCTCGGAATTAGGACTAGAAGAGCTTCTAAATGGAATGAATACTACTTCCAGCTCTATGACTAAATGCAGTCTAGAAGACCAATTATCCACCAGGAAAAGGAAATTAGAAAGTTCATCTGTGGGCACTAATCAGGTACGATTAGCAAGGCTTGCTGGTTCTGGAGGGAGCATGCATTTGACGAGACCTTTGTATAACTTGGACAAGACAAACTGTCTTGTACCAAAGAAAGAGGTTCTCCCAAAATCACAGGTGGGCTTATGGATCGATGATAGTTATAGTGTCAATGCTAGAAGTATGTCTCAAGCAAAACCACAGAAGGCTGAGGATCACACAAAGACCGCCAAGAAGAGGGCAAAGCCTGGAGAGAGTACTCGACCAAGGCCCAAGGATCGTCAGCAGATCCAAGACCGTATTAAAGACTTGAGGGGGATGATCCCCAACGGTGGCAAG TGTAGCATTGACTATTTGCTGGACCGCACCATCAAGTACATGATTTTCTTGCAAGGTTTGACGAAACATGCTGATAAGCTTAAACAACCTCATGAGCCAAAG GAGAATGGTGTGGTTCTAAAAGATCACAGCAGTAGATCTGGTGGTAACAATACTTGGGCATTAGCAGTTGAGGGTCAAAATGTGGTTTGCCCTATACTCGTTGAGGACCTTAGTACACCTGGTCAAATGGTTATTGAG ATCCTCTGTGAGGAGCGTGGTTTCTTTCTTGAGTTAGCAGACGAAATCCGGGGCTTTGGGTTGAATATCTTGAAGGGGGTGATGGAGAGCCGAGAGGATAAGATATGGGCACGCTTCATCGTTGAGGTGAAGCTCTAA
- the LOC101296653 gene encoding uncharacterized protein LOC101296653: MTLPDWTLLNFVFREPCKGVDDSSYVVASFCDIILTKSEIDYLRPSNKIYPKVMNIWAAYLSDKHSDSWFLPASFGERACDSKLTTRRNWMTTIIEECGLHRFNRRFKHCSKILVPLLDVTSNHWFLLVTRPAAKVVEIWDTKQQDISASTRTYFESRRLNMAICVMKFLHKVFSNDMTRPRDTCYHIRSFQIDNLNVSKNNVDRFDSGVYVMKQMQGFGEVPSQFQSIHERSVVSLSIVKDPKNEKLKSMKEAAGLKQTERSIPTKPVGIHTYDEADSANCDNIPKGRKSRSHRRRRGHR, from the exons ATGACACTTCCAGACTGGACTTTGTTGAACTTTGTGTTCCGGGAACCTTGCAAAGGAGTGGATGACTCTAG TTACGTAGTCGCCAGTTTTTGCGACATTATCTTGACAAAATCTGAAATTGACTATCTGCGACCTAGTAACAAAATTTACCCCAAG GTGATGAACATCTGGGCGGCTTACTTGTCGGACAAGCACTCAGACTCTTGGTTCCTACCCGCCAGTTTCGGG GAACGAGCTTGTGATTCAAAACTGACTACACGACGAAATTGGATGACAACCATCATTGAAGAATGCGGGTTACACAGGTTTAACAGGCGTTTCAAACATTGCTCCAAG ATCCTTGTCCCTTTGCTTGATGTGACATCGAACCACTGGTTTTTGCTGGTAACGAGACCTGCTGCTAAAGTGGTTGAGATTTGGGACACCAAACAACAAGATATATCGGCTTCAACCAGAACGTATTTTGAAAGTAGAAGGCTCAATATGGCAATATGTGTG ATGAAATTTCTCCATAAAGTGTTTTCCAATGATATGACAAGACCGAGGGACACTTGCTACCATATTCGGTCATTCCAGATAGATAATCTCAACGTAAGCAAGAACAACGTTGATCGCTTTGACAGTGGTGTTTATGTAATGAAGCAGATGCAAGGGTTCGGTGAAGTACCGTCTCAGTTTCAATCTATTCACGAGAGGAGTGTGGTGTCCTTGTCAATTGTGAAGGATCCCAAGAATGAAAAGCTGAAGTCAATGAAAGAAGCAGCAGGTTTAAAGCAAACAGAGCGTTCTATTCCTACAAAACCGGTCGGCATTCACACATATGATGAAGCAGACTCAGCTAACTGTGACAATATTCCAAAGGGAAGGAAGTCTCGCTCTCACCGTCGGAGAAGGGGTCACAGATGA